One stretch of Haloprofundus halophilus DNA includes these proteins:
- a CDS encoding DUF6166 domain-containing protein has translation MSRTINSQSLQQRSQRSDRDIVYVGYRQRGRAVVEKLPKQERLTPDRSLKLVNHSPSGFEWGYSGSGPAQLALALLLDYTEDEEFALTHYTQFKNEIVSQLECAGPTERWRLTGSEIESALGVTGPEVLPASAGQ, from the coding sequence ATGAGTAGAACTATCAACTCACAGTCGCTCCAACAGAGAAGCCAGAGAAGTGACCGCGATATCGTCTACGTCGGCTACCGACAGCGAGGGCGTGCCGTCGTGGAGAAGCTACCTAAACAGGAACGCCTCACTCCAGACCGAAGCCTCAAGCTGGTAAACCACAGTCCCTCGGGGTTCGAATGGGGATACAGTGGGAGTGGGCCAGCGCAGCTCGCACTCGCGCTCCTGCTCGACTACACCGAGGACGAAGAATTTGCGCTAACGCACTACACCCAGTTCAAGAACGAAATTGTGAGTCAACTGGAGTGCGCCGGTCCCACAGAGCGTTGGCGACTCACCGGTAGCGAGATTGAGTCCGCCCTTGGTGTGACCGGCCCAGAGGTTCTCCCAGCGTCTGCAGGACAGTGA
- a CDS encoding DUF7568 family protein, which yields MPSIPNWTQESRTPSLEYRNMETGARAVLHRAPDSYVHKWRAAILVEGYPVWSRGVKTKEADALRDGLRKRPNPRLICPECPNDNVVVCQKSADGAKVQRWFECRECGFESRSAIVYGAER from the coding sequence ATGCCATCCATTCCTAACTGGACCCAAGAGAGCCGGACCCCGAGTCTTGAGTATCGAAATATGGAGACTGGAGCCCGAGCAGTCCTCCACCGCGCCCCGGACTCGTACGTTCACAAGTGGCGTGCGGCGATCCTCGTTGAAGGCTACCCAGTGTGGTCGCGGGGCGTCAAGACGAAAGAGGCCGATGCACTTCGTGATGGACTCCGAAAACGTCCAAATCCCCGCCTTATATGCCCTGAATGCCCGAATGACAACGTCGTCGTCTGCCAGAAGAGTGCTGACGGCGCCAAGGTACAACGGTGGTTCGAGTGTCGAGAATGCGGCTTCGAAAGCCGCTCGGCGATCGTCTACGGCGCCGAACGCTGA
- a CDS encoding MFS transporter, with translation MGRLSGSIWKESARGSIIKYYLYKSTKAVEFYRPIMYLFFLAQGLSFTQIAVLEAIYNLTTLVGEIPTGYIGDRVGRRNSLLIGTVLIAVTLLGIGLSESFFALAVLYVCWSAGYNFRSGSEDAWLYDTLTDDLSEDEFAHVRGRGESAALAVGAGAAIVGGYLGSIDLSYPWFVAAAVTGFGAVVLLTLDEPETYKKTDTDELSFRRTVGIVKEALSERNLRAFILYYYVLYAAVTYLVFVFLQPIFQTVVVDLGVSPEQVESLLGWFYAAYSLVGAVLSYYTGAIKDFIGIQTWFIILPFIVGAALVGMYFVPILALPTFLVARGLSDVTRSFAGQYVNNRIETLGRATVLSAMAMVSGLAVIPFQLGSGVLSDYVSPLFALAVGGVVLIVGSGVILSWELPVTEQ, from the coding sequence ATGGGTCGTCTCTCTGGGTCTATCTGGAAAGAATCAGCACGTGGGAGTATCATCAAATACTATCTCTACAAGTCCACCAAAGCGGTCGAATTCTACCGGCCGATTATGTATCTCTTCTTCCTGGCACAGGGACTCAGCTTCACGCAAATCGCCGTCCTCGAAGCGATATATAATCTAACAACATTGGTCGGTGAAATACCGACGGGGTACATCGGGGACCGCGTTGGTCGACGGAACAGCCTCCTTATCGGGACGGTGCTGATCGCGGTAACGCTTCTGGGGATTGGCCTTTCTGAGTCGTTTTTCGCGTTGGCGGTTCTCTATGTCTGCTGGTCTGCGGGGTACAACTTTAGATCCGGGAGTGAGGATGCGTGGTTATACGACACGCTCACAGACGACCTTTCGGAAGACGAGTTCGCACACGTACGAGGGCGAGGAGAATCTGCAGCGCTCGCGGTTGGTGCTGGTGCAGCCATTGTTGGCGGGTATCTCGGGAGTATCGATCTCTCGTACCCGTGGTTCGTCGCAGCTGCAGTTACTGGGTTCGGCGCCGTGGTACTGCTCACACTAGACGAACCTGAAACGTACAAAAAGACAGACACGGACGAGTTGAGCTTCCGCCGAACCGTTGGTATCGTCAAGGAGGCGCTTTCCGAGCGGAATCTCAGGGCATTCATTCTCTATTATTACGTCCTCTACGCCGCTGTGACGTACCTCGTATTCGTTTTTCTCCAACCAATATTCCAGACCGTCGTTGTCGATTTAGGGGTCTCCCCTGAACAAGTCGAATCACTTCTGGGATGGTTCTACGCAGCGTACAGTCTCGTCGGCGCGGTACTCAGCTACTATACCGGTGCGATCAAGGACTTCATCGGTATCCAGACGTGGTTCATCATCCTGCCATTCATCGTCGGTGCAGCACTGGTCGGGATGTATTTCGTTCCGATACTTGCGCTGCCGACCTTCCTCGTCGCTCGAGGGCTCTCGGACGTCACACGGTCGTTCGCTGGACAGTACGTTAATAACCGAATCGAAACGCTCGGACGCGCAACTGTGTTGAGCGCTATGGCGATGGTCAGCGGCTTAGCCGTCATTCCATTTCAACTTGGAAGCGGTGTTCTCTCGGACTATGTGTCTCCACTGTTTGCGCTAGCTGTCGGAGGAGTTGTCCTCATCGTTGGTTCTGGAGTAATTCTTTCGTGGGAACTCCCTGTAACCGAACAATGA
- a CDS encoding CopG family ribbon-helix-helix protein — translation MRTSLNVPQEVLDSFDETWNSEGMESRSRAVREAMQEYIERHTRLEEIEGEAVAAIAFDYEHTLVIGELHTIQHEFEDIIGTTQHMHHGDWCLETIFCTGPANRIRELVYQLRDFDAVGRVNVMFLQPVA, via the coding sequence ATGCGAACGAGCCTCAACGTTCCACAGGAGGTACTCGATTCTTTCGACGAGACGTGGAACTCCGAGGGGATGGAGTCACGGTCACGAGCAGTCCGTGAAGCGATGCAAGAATACATCGAGCGCCACACTCGGTTAGAAGAGATTGAAGGAGAAGCTGTTGCGGCAATAGCGTTCGACTACGAACACACACTTGTCATCGGAGAACTCCATACAATTCAACACGAGTTCGAGGACATCATTGGAACGACTCAACACATGCATCACGGGGACTGGTGTCTGGAGACCATTTTTTGTACTGGTCCCGCAAATCGGATTCGTGAGTTAGTGTATCAGCTCCGGGATTTCGATGCTGTTGGGCGTGTGAACGTCATGTTCCTCCAGCCGGTAGCCTGA
- a CDS encoding biosurfactant protein 1 — protein MRDHYSDFEELRPLGESTHVPDDGLSGRGNTERAERKRKEGLGSYPDRVRSARSECSSCGASIPANRTKCRFCLSNHLDGTSNDSRTPDTEWTLLHVVHLLVEASTFYAAVAKGAAAATLLTKADRDPAVDDCQLIYDRDTKPAAQLTEKWPSIPEAVRVTSESGERLLTAACERTGQTESTQSRSDGAHTTFLYDEGGRNVREGDRLTVLLESAENDVWLVPAIALQHSVDDHSENRQPSAPSKARLECRECGRMTKHQFQEFESLPDDEWSGQPMWECQVCQSPRHGPSPQ, from the coding sequence ATGAGGGACCACTACTCTGATTTTGAGGAACTACGACCACTTGGCGAATCGACCCACGTTCCCGACGACGGGCTTTCTGGACGGGGGAACACTGAACGAGCAGAACGAAAGCGAAAGGAAGGGCTCGGATCGTATCCTGATCGAGTGAGATCGGCGCGGAGCGAGTGTTCCTCGTGCGGTGCTTCGATTCCTGCTAACCGTACCAAGTGTCGGTTCTGCCTCTCGAATCATCTGGATGGAACCAGTAACGATAGTCGTACCCCGGATACTGAGTGGACACTACTCCACGTCGTCCATCTGCTCGTCGAAGCGTCGACGTTCTACGCTGCCGTCGCGAAGGGTGCTGCTGCAGCCACGCTCCTCACGAAGGCCGATAGGGATCCAGCGGTTGACGACTGCCAGCTGATCTACGACCGGGATACAAAGCCCGCTGCACAGCTGACCGAGAAGTGGCCCTCGATCCCCGAAGCAGTTCGAGTCACCTCTGAAAGCGGTGAACGGCTACTCACAGCCGCGTGTGAACGGACGGGACAGACAGAGTCGACGCAGTCGCGGAGTGATGGGGCGCACACGACGTTCCTCTACGATGAGGGAGGCCGCAACGTTCGTGAGGGAGATCGGCTTACAGTCCTACTTGAGAGCGCCGAGAACGACGTCTGGTTGGTGCCAGCCATTGCACTCCAGCATTCCGTCGACGACCATTCCGAGAATCGTCAACCCAGTGCTCCCTCAAAAGCTCGTCTTGAATGTCGCGAGTGCGGTCGAATGACTAAACATCAGTTCCAGGAGTTCGAGTCGCTCCCAGATGACGAGTGGTCGGGCCAGCCAATGTGGGAGTGCCAGGTGTGTCAGTCACCTCGTCACGGACCAAGTCCCCAGTAG
- a CDS encoding replication factor A, translating to MSSKNVTSQVVSVDEQAFEKADEAAVDEEGFEVVDETPEFQATVQMEVQAKVDANHPDGMVDTSDERIYGATLEQEERIRAREAELERISAQAEMGTQEGREKRTRDIAAKRSAERRAEFQKRAASVDPWADPERDDPRAELTQEQLAAVNKQSMRLAEKLDGWSRAAIGRRLGEAVVGGKDMMSAVVGVFEELQTAPGTVVPIGKLEDVNRKEVSIEGTVTQLWEPSSSAISQVGLIEDESGRTKFTSWVASDQPWIEEGEHVRIRGAAKNWYNGRVSVALTGWTTVNFPERGRWWE from the coding sequence ATGTCAAGTAAGAACGTTACCAGTCAAGTAGTTTCGGTCGATGAACAGGCATTCGAAAAAGCGGACGAAGCGGCGGTCGATGAAGAGGGCTTCGAGGTCGTCGATGAGACGCCGGAGTTCCAGGCGACGGTGCAGATGGAGGTGCAAGCAAAAGTCGATGCGAACCACCCGGACGGGATGGTCGACACCAGTGATGAGCGGATTTACGGTGCGACTCTCGAACAGGAAGAGCGCATTCGGGCGCGGGAAGCTGAACTGGAGCGCATCAGTGCCCAGGCGGAGATGGGGACGCAAGAAGGTCGGGAAAAGCGTACGCGAGACATCGCAGCGAAGAGGAGCGCTGAGCGGCGTGCAGAGTTTCAGAAGCGGGCGGCGAGCGTGGACCCGTGGGCGGACCCAGAGCGGGACGACCCTCGTGCAGAACTGACGCAGGAGCAGTTGGCGGCGGTGAACAAGCAGTCGATGCGGCTGGCGGAGAAGCTGGATGGCTGGTCGCGAGCAGCGATTGGCCGGCGGTTAGGTGAGGCCGTGGTCGGTGGGAAAGACATGATGAGTGCGGTCGTCGGGGTGTTCGAGGAGTTGCAGACGGCTCCTGGGACAGTGGTTCCCATCGGGAAGCTCGAGGACGTCAATCGCAAAGAGGTGAGCATCGAGGGGACTGTGACGCAGTTGTGGGAGCCGTCAAGTTCAGCCATTTCTCAAGTGGGACTCATCGAAGACGAAAGTGGACGGACGAAGTTCACCAGTTGGGTTGCGAGCGACCAACCCTGGATTGAGGAGGGAGAGCACGTTCGTATTCGTGGAGCGGCGAAGAACTGGTACAACGGGCGCGTCTCGGTGGCGCTGACCGGCTGGACCACAGTGAATTTCCCCGAGCGCGGTCGGTGGTGGGAGTAG
- a CDS encoding helix-turn-helix domain-containing protein — protein sequence MSTSDHTPSDLESVRERLNVVTQETRFALLQDILGHPSELPTLKELDYVNPSKSQTTIRQHLQQLVEVGIVEEVLLPEDRRQNDLPYKFYGISESGRQFLEEHKLHRAQDTLREIYERVEKTDNIKRYETAPRPER from the coding sequence ATGAGTACGTCCGACCACACGCCAAGCGACCTGGAGTCCGTTCGGGAGCGGCTCAACGTCGTCACCCAGGAGACGCGCTTCGCGCTCCTCCAGGACATCCTCGGGCATCCGTCGGAATTACCGACGCTGAAGGAACTCGACTACGTCAACCCCAGCAAGAGCCAGACGACGATCCGCCAGCACCTCCAGCAACTCGTCGAGGTCGGTATCGTCGAGGAAGTACTCCTGCCAGAGGACCGCCGGCAGAACGACCTGCCGTACAAGTTCTACGGCATTAGTGAGAGTGGTCGACAGTTCCTCGAGGAGCATAAGCTCCACCGGGCACAAGACACGCTCCGAGAGATCTACGAACGCGTGGAGAAGACCGACAACATCAAACGATACGAGACTGCCCCGCGACCCGAGCGCTAA
- a CDS encoding DUF7389 domain-containing protein: MTDDNPTATKPNREEATQTEYVERSDVGVSLTVKLKRGTATRDQDELTAKVKARTLAEAREDMDTLRAYLHDLAEDVRQIQPDRKAK, translated from the coding sequence ATGACTGACGACAACCCAACAGCGACAAAGCCGAATCGAGAGGAAGCAACCCAGACGGAATACGTCGAGCGCAGCGACGTTGGTGTCTCATTGACGGTGAAGCTGAAACGTGGAACGGCGACGAGAGACCAGGACGAGCTGACGGCTAAAGTCAAGGCACGAACGCTTGCAGAGGCCCGCGAAGACATGGACACGCTGCGAGCGTATCTGCACGATCTCGCTGAGGACGTTCGGCAAATTCAGCCCGACAGGAAGGCAAAGTAG
- a CDS encoding helix-turn-helix domain-containing protein, producing MYVVCGEKELKVILALDSGDSISGVARKIDENRETIRRVVNRIEEAGYVEYDDGLQVVDQTIRDAGLEFLTASAVISPPSIPEAYVIPQFAGMEYAYTGIDAVYVWTRGGYQVARDPEDYSLFIAVHESDLDAWVAFFDRFGIPTAEERQPADDLDGPIQVVLEPEAQIEAEMVDGRPVISLQETVAFANEHYAHFQSALDMLDRMYDDVNIDANYCPN from the coding sequence ATGTACGTAGTGTGCGGTGAGAAGGAACTCAAGGTCATCCTTGCACTCGACTCAGGTGATTCCATCTCCGGTGTCGCACGGAAGATCGACGAGAACCGGGAGACGATTCGGCGCGTCGTGAACCGTATCGAGGAAGCGGGATACGTCGAATACGATGACGGCCTCCAGGTCGTCGACCAGACAATTCGGGACGCCGGTCTCGAGTTCCTGACGGCCTCAGCAGTCATCTCGCCGCCATCTATCCCGGAAGCGTACGTCATCCCGCAGTTCGCAGGGATGGAGTATGCTTACACCGGCATCGATGCGGTCTATGTCTGGACTCGCGGTGGCTACCAGGTCGCTCGCGACCCAGAGGACTATTCGCTGTTCATCGCCGTCCACGAGTCCGACCTCGACGCCTGGGTGGCGTTCTTCGACCGGTTTGGAATCCCGACTGCAGAGGAGCGCCAGCCCGCTGACGACCTCGATGGACCGATACAGGTGGTCCTCGAGCCGGAGGCACAGATCGAGGCCGAGATGGTCGACGGACGGCCCGTTATCTCCCTCCAAGAAACCGTAGCATTCGCAAACGAGCACTACGCGCACTTCCAGTCAGCACTCGACATGCTCGACCGTATGTATGACGACGTTAACATTGACGCGAACTACTGTCCAAACTAA
- a CDS encoding transcription initiation factor IIB, which yields MATRDTYETSFDEDVQTNSSTNPCPECDGRVTTNSVETICEDCGLVIDEQRIDHGPEWRTHDQDQRKRTGSPLTAARHDRGLSTEIGRWKDANGNELSGRKRQRRSRMRREQTRGRFQSKAERNLAHGLGEVRRIASVLELSGSVRDQACQLFRSAQNEDLLRGRSIEAIAAASVYGACRCNGHSRLLDDVVDAARVEQSRVPNAYKTLNTELGLPTQPVRPSEFIPRLASELGISDAIRRRAVALSKHHRETAISNGCRPSGVAAACIYKAAQEHGRSLTQQRVADAAGMSAVTVRARRDELNAV from the coding sequence ATGGCGACGAGAGATACCTACGAAACAAGCTTCGACGAGGACGTCCAGACAAACTCCAGCACGAACCCATGTCCGGAGTGCGATGGCCGGGTCACTACCAACTCGGTCGAAACTATCTGTGAAGACTGTGGACTCGTTATTGACGAACAACGAATCGACCACGGTCCTGAATGGAGGACTCACGATCAGGACCAGCGAAAGCGGACGGGCTCTCCACTGACCGCGGCACGTCATGACCGAGGGCTTTCGACCGAGATCGGTCGCTGGAAAGATGCAAACGGGAACGAACTCTCCGGACGAAAGCGCCAGCGGCGATCCCGAATGCGGCGTGAACAGACTCGTGGTCGGTTCCAGTCGAAAGCCGAGCGAAACCTCGCACACGGCCTGGGTGAAGTTCGAAGAATCGCAAGCGTCCTCGAGCTTTCAGGTTCGGTCCGTGATCAGGCGTGCCAACTGTTCCGGAGTGCTCAGAATGAAGACCTACTTCGAGGCCGATCAATCGAAGCGATAGCTGCAGCTAGCGTGTACGGGGCCTGTCGCTGTAACGGCCACTCGCGGTTACTCGACGACGTCGTTGACGCAGCACGCGTCGAACAATCGAGAGTCCCGAATGCGTACAAGACGCTGAATACAGAACTTGGGCTCCCGACTCAGCCGGTTCGCCCGAGTGAATTCATCCCCCGTCTCGCGTCAGAACTTGGCATTTCAGACGCCATCCGGCGTCGAGCAGTGGCACTCTCGAAGCACCATCGAGAAACTGCTATTTCAAACGGGTGTCGTCCGAGTGGCGTCGCGGCGGCCTGCATATACAAAGCTGCACAGGAACACGGAAGGTCACTCACACAACAGAGAGTTGCGGATGCTGCAGGGATGTCAGCTGTGACCGTTCGTGCCCGGAGAGACGAACTCAACGCGGTGTGA
- a CDS encoding PD-(D/E)XK nuclease family protein produces MRAASQPFKAIRERDVDLLLVEELAVTPAFRAWFLRQLGQSPDSVEEFVGVWHSVSDSELGESDIEFGVIQRDGTRLLVLIENKIDAIFQDEQLERYRRRGEKATTDEWDEFVTGLVAPEAYVVGTDRTKVADATMTYEAVCDWFQNQDSRRGDFKAVLITEAIEQNRRGYTREPDEEVTSLHRYYWELARDNYPELGMDRPDGVPSGNLWVRFDPPSLPTDVKLIHKMGRGDVDLQFSGAADLPDAFVDRYEPLLEDEMEIVHTGQSMSIRIIVPPLSEAVTPQEQREQIETGQQMAYRLLSWYEQQVQQV; encoded by the coding sequence ATGCGAGCCGCTTCGCAGCCGTTCAAGGCGATCCGAGAACGTGACGTCGATCTACTGCTCGTGGAAGAATTGGCTGTCACTCCGGCGTTTCGTGCGTGGTTTCTTCGCCAGCTCGGCCAGTCGCCGGACTCAGTCGAGGAATTCGTCGGGGTATGGCACTCGGTTTCCGATTCGGAGTTGGGCGAGTCCGATATTGAGTTCGGCGTGATTCAGCGCGACGGGACGCGTCTTCTCGTTCTGATCGAGAATAAGATCGATGCGATCTTTCAGGACGAGCAGCTCGAACGGTATCGGCGCCGAGGTGAGAAAGCGACGACCGATGAGTGGGATGAGTTCGTCACCGGGTTAGTCGCGCCAGAAGCGTACGTAGTAGGGACGGACCGAACCAAGGTCGCCGATGCGACCATGACGTACGAGGCCGTTTGCGACTGGTTTCAGAATCAGGACTCTCGCCGCGGAGACTTCAAGGCGGTGCTAATAACTGAAGCGATCGAGCAGAATCGTCGTGGCTACACGCGGGAGCCTGACGAAGAAGTGACGTCACTCCACCGCTACTACTGGGAACTTGCGCGTGACAACTACCCCGAACTGGGTATGGATCGTCCAGACGGCGTCCCGAGCGGGAATCTCTGGGTCCGCTTCGATCCGCCAAGTCTCCCGACCGACGTTAAGCTCATTCACAAGATGGGTCGTGGGGATGTCGACCTCCAGTTTTCAGGCGCCGCAGATCTGCCGGACGCGTTCGTGGATCGGTACGAGCCCTTGTTAGAAGACGAAATGGAGATCGTCCATACCGGACAGTCGATGTCGATCCGTATCATCGTTCCACCCTTGTCAGAAGCGGTGACACCGCAAGAGCAACGGGAGCAAATCGAAACTGGACAGCAGATGGCATATCGGCTCTTATCGTGGTATGAGCAGCAAGTGCAGCAGGTTTGA
- a CDS encoding DUF6610 family protein, which translates to MSIHDFSGATSDSTTNTYADARQAEYVAFLHRVPFAIDALNLGFLTGFREDCSYQQRQFLDLELPVGMLDNDFRNPDLERYTERVLEHKPDVGIIGDAYDTAEARSYVRAVRDLQEQVPETEFVIVPKCSAALKEIPDDIVVGYSRGYADILAHEFSDPIDWRGRRVHILGGSPPKQLVVVDQLTQPTLTGNPPADIVGLDWNGLHRGAQFGEFWTDSGWDDSGRDADHMTVRATVRHGLGHVRSFWEDQGVWPEKSTECVGRIQYQPPTPADLHSSVCAECEDDVWTRSRGPFVAEYDTGDVCGYCCHECYFTHRIRNHLEEIMGEASVYTPPALH; encoded by the coding sequence GTGTCCATTCACGACTTTTCCGGCGCAACCAGTGACAGCACGACAAACACCTACGCCGACGCTCGACAGGCAGAGTATGTGGCATTTCTCCATCGCGTCCCGTTCGCCATCGACGCGTTGAACCTCGGATTTCTTACCGGCTTTCGAGAAGACTGCAGCTACCAACAACGGCAGTTTCTCGACCTCGAGTTGCCAGTGGGCATGCTTGATAACGACTTCAGAAATCCAGATCTGGAGCGCTACACGGAGCGAGTCCTCGAACACAAGCCCGATGTCGGCATCATCGGCGATGCCTACGATACTGCAGAAGCTCGGTCGTACGTTCGGGCAGTGCGAGACCTCCAAGAGCAGGTTCCAGAGACGGAGTTCGTTATCGTTCCAAAGTGTAGCGCGGCACTCAAAGAGATTCCAGACGACATCGTCGTCGGCTATTCGCGTGGTTATGCGGATATCTTAGCACACGAATTCTCAGACCCGATCGACTGGCGCGGTCGTCGAGTCCACATCCTCGGAGGCAGCCCTCCCAAACAACTTGTAGTTGTCGACCAGTTGACGCAGCCGACGCTGACAGGCAACCCACCAGCTGACATCGTCGGCCTCGATTGGAACGGGCTGCATCGCGGAGCGCAGTTCGGCGAGTTCTGGACGGATAGTGGGTGGGACGACAGCGGTCGCGACGCCGACCACATGACGGTCCGAGCAACAGTCCGTCATGGACTTGGGCACGTGCGCTCGTTTTGGGAAGATCAGGGTGTCTGGCCGGAGAAATCGACTGAGTGCGTTGGACGGATACAGTATCAGCCCCCGACGCCAGCCGACCTTCACTCGTCGGTCTGTGCCGAGTGTGAGGACGATGTCTGGACGAGATCGCGTGGCCCATTCGTCGCGGAATACGATACTGGGGACGTTTGTGGGTACTGCTGTCACGAGTGTTACTTCACCCACCGTATTCGGAACCATCTTGAGGAAATAATGGGCGAAGCCAGTGTCTACACCCCACCCGCGTTGCACTAG
- a CDS encoding DUF7342 family protein codes for MTEFDPAPTSDDTQRRWQTGTDTFGRVYDVVLGVTSPTAYTEIAELADCSPNAAKKHLDRLAEMSIARADRDSRPATYERNEGYLEWQDASRIATELPIEAIIDRVEALEAQRTEYEAQFETTDPTAVNVFDHDSHETIHERMTAVSEWQGVIRDIRLYELARQLSQNDGHLIPA; via the coding sequence ATGACCGAGTTCGATCCGGCCCCCACATCCGATGATACTCAGCGCCGGTGGCAGACAGGGACAGACACGTTTGGTCGTGTCTACGACGTCGTTCTCGGAGTTACGTCTCCGACTGCGTACACCGAAATCGCTGAGCTTGCAGACTGCTCTCCAAACGCCGCGAAAAAGCACCTCGACCGCTTGGCGGAGATGAGCATCGCTCGAGCCGATAGAGACAGCCGCCCGGCAACATACGAACGAAACGAGGGGTATCTCGAATGGCAGGACGCCAGTCGAATCGCAACCGAGCTCCCTATCGAAGCAATCATCGACCGCGTGGAGGCGCTCGAAGCCCAGCGAACGGAATACGAAGCGCAGTTCGAGACGACGGACCCAACGGCTGTCAACGTGTTTGATCACGATAGTCACGAAACCATCCACGAGCGGATGACCGCAGTCAGTGAGTGGCAGGGCGTGATTCGAGATATCCGGCTGTACGAACTTGCTCGCCAGCTCTCCCAGAATGACGGGCATCTGATTCCGGCCTAA
- a CDS encoding ArdC-like ssDNA-binding domain-containing protein: MATSDHSVVSFGDSDTRHDEMHSTIEEWVDELVDHVNDAQASEEFQKWLDVQSRFHDYSHQNTLLIKLQCAEATKVAGYNTWRNDFDRHVQEGEQAIWIWAPIITKRCPECENSPSYHENIGCEYDETPPDEWSKGLVGFKPAPVFDVSQTDGEPLPELETAAFGDANDLVPALKEAADELGVTVRIVDADDWDHGDAKGVCKYRSLHDVQPVVGARARSNHADLAVTLIHEYAHALLHFDIDDKPERAKREVEAEAVAYIVGRYFGLDTSGSAFYLATWQGDDSEVIQERLGRISSTAQEIIGLLVE, from the coding sequence ATGGCGACAAGTGACCACTCAGTGGTGTCGTTCGGCGACTCTGACACCCGACACGACGAGATGCACAGTACCATCGAAGAATGGGTTGACGAACTCGTCGACCACGTCAACGACGCACAAGCAAGTGAGGAGTTCCAGAAGTGGTTAGACGTCCAGAGTCGTTTCCACGACTATTCGCACCAAAACACGCTCCTCATCAAGCTCCAGTGTGCCGAGGCAACGAAGGTCGCAGGCTACAACACATGGCGGAACGATTTCGATCGGCACGTCCAGGAAGGCGAACAGGCCATCTGGATCTGGGCACCGATCATCACTAAGCGATGTCCCGAGTGTGAGAATTCGCCGAGCTACCACGAGAACATCGGTTGTGAGTACGACGAGACGCCGCCGGATGAATGGTCGAAAGGCCTCGTCGGGTTCAAACCAGCACCAGTCTTCGACGTATCCCAGACGGACGGAGAACCGCTTCCCGAACTGGAGACAGCAGCGTTTGGCGACGCCAACGACCTGGTGCCAGCACTCAAAGAGGCAGCTGATGAACTCGGTGTGACGGTACGCATCGTCGATGCCGACGACTGGGACCATGGCGACGCGAAAGGGGTCTGTAAGTATCGGAGCCTACACGACGTCCAGCCAGTCGTCGGAGCGAGAGCCCGATCGAACCACGCAGATCTCGCGGTCACGCTGATTCACGAGTACGCTCACGCGCTGCTCCACTTCGATATCGACGATAAACCCGAACGGGCAAAACGCGAGGTCGAAGCAGAAGCCGTCGCGTACATCGTCGGTCGATATTTCGGACTCGACACGAGTGGTTCTGCGTTCTATCTCGCTACGTGGCAGGGTGATGATTCGGAGGTGATTCAAGAGCGCCTCGGTCGAATCAGCTCCACCGCTCAGGAGATCATTGGGTTACTTGTGGAGTGA
- a CDS encoding DUF7389 domain-containing protein encodes MSDSKQPATDSAESAMNGDQTERTEHVKRTDVGVSLTVKLKRGTGTRDEDQIKAKVKAKTLEDARNDMETLREYIHDLAEDARQIQPADPHE; translated from the coding sequence ATGTCTGACTCGAAGCAACCAGCCACTGACTCGGCAGAATCGGCAATGAACGGAGATCAAACGGAGCGAACAGAGCACGTCAAACGCACTGATGTTGGTGTCTCGCTGACCGTGAAACTCAAACGCGGAACCGGGACCCGAGATGAAGACCAGATCAAAGCCAAGGTGAAGGCGAAAACGCTGGAAGACGCCCGCAATGATATGGAGACACTTCGCGAGTACATCCACGACCTCGCCGAAGACGCTCGCCAAATCCAGCCAGCAGACCCACACGAATAG